GGATTGAAATGCTTCTGGTATTGTACacgcgccgaggccgttgcGCGACCCTGTGTCGCCTTGCTGCATACTCAAATCGTCGGCCGCAGTTTCGCATCAGTTGGCCTTCTTGGCAGCTGCCGCCTCCGGCACCGCGTTGACCTCGAGGAAGTGATAGACAACAATTAATAACATTGatgcgacgccgaggaagatggcgaggGAGAAGAGGTCTCGATCGGTTATcattgtggtggtggtgcgaggGGCGGCTCGAGTGAAGCGATTGAGTACCCAACAACGATTCCTAACGTTGGTAAACTGTTAGTATGATTGAGAAGGAGATACGAGGGCAAAGCGACCTGGGTGGCGTACTCGTGCGGGTTGCGTGATGGATGGCGCGCTGaacaagacgacgaggaacgTTGGCGACAGTAAGGAGGACAGCTGGAGCATTCGTGGAGCTGCACCCGACGTGGTCGCGCTTCTGCTCCACCAGCCCTGGGCAGAGTATCCCAAACAGGTCTAGTGCCTTGTCCAGGTCGCATCCACTGCCAACCgctcaccagcaccaccaacagcgCATCGCGGTCGGGCTGTGAGTGACGATAGCAGGAGGTTCGAGCATATCAAGACGAACTGGCTCTTAGAGTGAGAAATGCTACTCGATTGGCAGTGCGTCACATTGAGCTCCACTGAAGTGCCGTGACTACATATATCCCAGGACGATACACCATATGGAAACACACATAGAGTAGACGGGCCAGTCAAAAATATATGACACAGACGACTACAAAATTTGGACCGGCTTGTGATGGCATAATTCTGTCATCCAgacctgcccctcccccaaaaAGAGGGTCCAGCACGTGACGGCGGTGACTTCATCCACCAACCAATGCAGCCCACCAAaagcgacgaggcgaccCGATCTTCAATTTTCTCGACGCAGCAATCAGcgacatcgacgacgactgaGGAGGCCCTTGTGTTGCTCGGATTTTAGGGCCGAAGGAGGAACGCGACAGTTCTGTATCACGTCCTCCATATCACACACTTTTCtcacgccctcgacgcactccaccaccgcccgcccgcccgccatgcccccCAAGAAGACCGAGaagggcggtggtggcggcaagAAGCCGTCCGCCACCAAGCTTGCCGAGGACCGAACCTTTGGCATGAAGAACAAGAAGGGAGCCGTTGCTCAGAAGCAGATTGCCCAGATGGCAGCCAATCTCAAGGCCGGTGGCACAGCcgaagagaagaagaaggcggcggagaaggccGCGCGAGAgcgcgagaagaaggccgcTGAGGAtgcgaggagggaggcagcggcTCTCATGAACAGGCCAGCCCAGATTCAAAAAGTTCCCTTTGGCGTCGACCCAAAGACTGTCGTGTGCATCTTTTACAAGAAGGGTGACTGCGAAAAGGGGAAGAAGTGCAAGTTCTCCCACGACTTGTCCATCGAGCGcaagacggagaagaagaaccTGTACTCGGACACGAGgaaagaggaggaagaggagaagaagaagcaggaGACTTCGGCCGAGTGGGACGAAGAGCAGCTCCGCAAAGTGGTCCTGTCCAAGAAGGGCAACCAGCAGACGACAACGGAAAAGGTGTGCAAGTTCTTCATCTCGGCCATCGAAGACGGCAAGTATGGGTGGTTCTGGATTTGTCCGAACGGCGGAGACAAGTGCATGTATAAGCACGCCCTGCCACCTGGGTAAGTtgacgctcgctcgccccgG
The genomic region above belongs to Purpureocillium takamizusanense chromosome 5, complete sequence and contains:
- the TMA46 gene encoding Translation machinery-associated protein 46 (COG:S~BUSCO:EOG09264DJ8~EggNog:ENOG503NUR0) translates to MPPKKTEKGGGGGKKPSATKLAEDRTFGMKNKKGAVAQKQIAQMAANLKAGGTAEEKKKAAEKAAREREKKAAEDARREAAALMNRPAQIQKVPFGVDPKTVVCIFYKKGDCEKGKKCKFSHDLSIERKTEKKNLYSDTRKEEEEEKKKQETSAEWDEEQLRKVVLSKKGNQQTTTEKVCKFFISAIEDGKYGWFWICPNGGDKCMYKHALPPGFVLKTKEQRAAEKALMDKSPLKTLTLEDFLESERHKLTGTLTPVTPETFAKWKKDRLDKKAAEEQARAAKENTGRAMFESGKWRDEEDSDSDDDDSWNLEKLRQETEAIRNKKEEDRLLSSYQAEASGSATPAEASAPTPEAEAVGV